A single region of the Fusarium fujikuroi IMI 58289 draft genome, chromosome FFUJ_chr05 genome encodes:
- a CDS encoding related to tpa inducible protein produces MASPQPQSNVVQTTPQPLMHQRSVARKPVGKPVGAPSQSISLPHRPAPQQQHPQAGYPPHNPQQQQHVQQQRPQSYHPGQQVQPLYHQQNPQQIHQAQQIAHPGQPIQHQQAQPAQHPPQQQQQQSQPYPQHPQPHQQPIQYQQTYQQAPQQQYQQQHQFPQQHVQAQHPQQQPFSPTNPSPNPAPQTTAPNTHQTQPQQSPASPAPQIHRVDTANSNIGSFVADHGRPGSISGSSAGIATPATTVATPSAAGTPRWEPNVVPTTAQQPPVSQQPPVSQQAPAVQHVPAQQTPAFQHAPGAQQPHQQPHLAQYAPIAQQIPAGQQNHPTQHTPAIQPTPAVQATPAADLRRTSTGQPQLCNHCRKGIPLNVSVYTCLICSTAHITTNFCVWCFTSNAVNASHSHDKSYYATESDPRVQSSVQDATTQLWTIRKNVSGRLWYTHNSTGLKTHLKPTAAALFGFSGLPPGWDERKTPDGRTFYFNKRLGTSSWVKPANSLPDGWRELRTPDMTPFYINEQLGLSTWDRPGQQPRQTKQGNKVIVRKARPGQPNQPQNVGDSILSATVNAARLTGQGVEMASRQVGKLGKKKNWRKMGRMLNTVNSFSGVGSGSDGEYDDNCNDDGDFGFGGDDSSGFQDQQQGQFQQSFDYQQSSFSQPEQSFSFEDNQQSMFQQPAFEQQSTFEYSVQTEQPAFEQPAFDQQPAFGQQPEQFSVTTEVSYTINEGQPAFGQEVQYTQTYEQQPGFEVQQQTTFEATSTQEPILAQQTTSYETVITSEQTVVEPPIQLTEQPVYQVTSQENYPTQPYVYDPTQMPQQQVTISYSVPDYAAEPAPLFTTQTQAQQPVYPVFLQNNQPEIITSDVPLVEVPGTQDNTTLIVSGGYGSNDVLAGTSLATGDNTAPVPQVSTPAPQDSIVVEVTVQSSPAPVLETTASPAPVVVQEYEASAKPASIVTVDPVQPVDYDVGARCNALI; encoded by the exons ATGGCGTCTCCACAGCCTCAGAGTAATGTTGTACAAACAACGCCTCAGCCTTTGATGCATCAGAGATCTGTGGCTAGGAAACCTGTTGGGAAACCGGTCGGAGCTCCGAGCCAGAGCATTTCGCTGCCTCATAGAcctgctcctcagcagcagcatccgCAAGCTGGGTATCCTCCTCACAATccgcagcaacagcaacatgtTCAACAACAGAGACCTCAGTCGTATCATCCTGGGCAGCAGGTTCAACCTCTTTATCACCAACAAAATCCACAGCAGATTCACCAGGCTCAGCAGATAGCACATCCGGGCCAGCCAATTCAGCACCAGCAAGCGCAACCTGCTCAGCACCCtccccagcagcagcaacagcaaagccaaccttatcctcaacatcctcaaccccaccaacaaccaatTCAGTATCAGCAAACCTACCAACAAGCGCCGCAACAACAAtatcagcaacagcaccagtTTCCACAGCAGCATGTCCAAGCGCAAcatcctcagcaacaacccTTCAGCCCGACAAACCCATCACCAAACCCCGCTCCTCAAACGACTGCGCCAAACACTCACCAAACACAACCACAGCAATCTCCTGCGAGCCCAGCTCCGCAAATCCATCGAGTTGACACTGCCAACAGCAACATAGGCTCATTTGTGGCCGATCACGGCAGACCCGGAAGCATCAGCGGTAGCAGCGCCGGTATCGCAACACCTGCGACCACAGTCGCTACACCAAGTGCTGCGGGCACTCCACGATGGGAGCCAAATGTCGTTCCTACCACGGCTCAGCAACCACCTGTGAGCCAGCAGCCACCTGTGAGCCAGCAAGCCCCTGCAGTTCAACATGTTCCGGCCCAGCAGACTCCAGCGTTTCAGCATGCTCCAGGTGCACAACAACCTCACCAGCAACCTCACCTGGCTCAGTATGCCCCGATAGCTCAACAAATCCCAGCGGGTCAGCAGAATCATCCAACTCAGCATACTCCAGCGATCCAGCCGACTCCGGCTGTTCAAGCTACTCCTGCGGCAGACTTGAGACGCACATCCACTGGGCAACCTCAGCTATGTAACCATTGTCGAAAGG GAATCCCCCTCAACGTATCAGTCTACACCTGTCTCATCTGTAGCACAGCACATATCACGACGAACTTTTGTGTGTGGTGCTTCACCTCCAATGCAGTCAACGCTTCTCACAGCCACGATAAATCTTACTATGCCACTGAATCCGACCCGCGAGTTCAATCTTCCGTTCAAGATGCGACAACCCAACTGTGGACCATTCGAAAGAACGTCTCTGGCCGACTCTGGTACACTCATAATTCGACCGGCTTGAAGACACACCTGAAGCCCACGGCAGCGGCCTTGTTTGGGTTCTCTGGATTGCCACCTGGCTGGGATGAGCGCAAGACACCTGATGGTCGAACATTTTACTTCAACAAGAGACTGGGGACGAGCTCATGGGTGAAGCCTGCCAACTCTCTGCCTGACGGTTGGAGAGAATTGAGAACGCCAGACATGACGCCGTTTTACATCAACGAACAACTTGGGTTATCGACGTGGGATCGGCCGGGCCAGCAGCCACGACAGACGAAGCAAGGAAATAAGGTCATTGTGAGAAAAGCACGACCTGGTCAACCAAATCAGCCGCAAAACGTCGGCGATAGCATCCTCTCAGCGACGGTCAATGCAGCAAGGCTCACTGGTCAAGGTGTTGAGATGGCAAGTCGACAGGTCGGAAAGcttggcaagaagaaaaattGGAGAAAGATGGGTCGCATGCTGAACACAGTCAACAGCTTCAGTGGTGTTGGCTCCGGAAGCGATGGCGAGTACGACGACAATTGCAACGATGATGGGGACTTCGGATTTGGAGGTGATGACTCGAGCGGatttcaagaccagcaacagGGACAGTTCCAGCAAAGCTTCGACTATCAGCAATCGTCTTTTTCACAGCCTGAGCAGTCATTCTCATTTGAAGATAATCAGCAGTCGATGTTCCAGCAACCCGCCTTTGAGCAACAGTCGACATTTGAGTACTCGGTACAGACTGAGCAGCCAGCTTTTGAACAACCTGCATTTGATCAACAGCCTGCCTTTGGCCAGCAACCCGAGCAGTTCAGTGTTACGACTGAAGTTTCTTACACTATCAATGAGGGTCAACCAGCCTTCGGGCAGGAGGTTCAGTACACTCAAACATACGAACAGCAACCCGGTTTTGAAGTCCAGCAGCAGACTACGTTCGAAGCTACTTCAACTCAAGAGCCAATTTTGGCTCAGCAGACAACATCTTATGAGACAGTCATTACTTCTGAGCAGACCGTCGTTGAGCCTCCCATTCAGTTGACTGAACAGCCTGTATATCAAGTCACTTCGCAAGAGAACTACCCTACCCAGCCGTACGTCTACGATCCAACTCAAatgcctcagcagcaggtcACCATCTCGTACTCAGTACCCGACTATGCCGCCGAACCAGCACCACTGTTCACAACCCAGACCCAAGCGCAGCAACCTGTGTATCCGGTATTCCTTCAAAACAACCAGCCTGAGATCATCACGAGCGACGTTCCTCTGGTCGAAGTCCCAGGGACACAAGACAACACTACACTCATTGTCAGTGGCGGGTACGGTAGCAACGACGTCTTGGCTGGTACCAGCCTAGCAACTGGGGACAATACGGCTCCTGTACCTCAGGTGTCAACACCAGCGCCACAGGATAGTATTGTGGTGGAGGTGACGGTTCAGTCGAGCCCGGCGCCTGTGTTAGAGACAACTGCATCGCCGGCACCAGTCGTTGTGCAGGAATATGAGGCCTCAGCAAAGCCAGCTTCTATTGTGACGGTCGATCCTGTTCAGCCTGTTGACTATGATGTTGGGGCCAGGTGTAACGCACTCATTTGA